The Capsicum annuum cultivar UCD-10X-F1 chromosome 3, UCD10Xv1.1, whole genome shotgun sequence genomic sequence TTTTCTTTCCTCGAAATATTCTCATTGTATTGGACTTGAAGGCTGAACTCAATTTTTTGTTATGATGTACTGAACTTCTTATTGGAAAAGAATGTTTAGGGGGTATGATGAATAGtaattttgtcttaattttgatttttgcaGATTGTTATTTGGTTTATAATGCCATTGAACGGCTCATCCGCCACTCATGCTAATCATGCTATCACTTTGATTATTATGATTCAGTATGTGCCGAGATTGTGCGTCATTTTCCCCTTAAATGCAAAGATTATTAGAAATACAGGTGTTGTGGCGAAGACAGCTTGGTCTGGTGCCGCATACAATCTCCTCTTGTATTTGCTAGCAAGTCATGTAAGTTCTGCagtcttttgatttttttcttttatcaaaacAGTGCAAAAGGCACCTCCTTCCGAAACTCAAATCCTTGTTTTGGTCATCAGTACCTCTCAGATGACAATCCTAAGAGGATCTCTTTATTAGAAAGTACCGAGTACGAGATGTCAATAAGAGATTAATTTAAAGTCAATCGATAAATCATATACTGCTTATCTCACCTGTAGCTAGTTTAGGTACCCATAAACAAGACATGACTAATTTAGGACAGGTTAAAGGTGTCACTAGCACACAATAGCATGCAGGGGAAAGAATCAGCATATTTTAGTGGATTAAAGTGAATGAAAATTGATCTATTAGATAAAGAGACAAGTTCAGAATGGAGAAAGGAAGGACACATATTAAAGTGATTTAGTGACTGGCCCTAACCTTTCACTTTCACTGCCAATGCTGTTGGAATATCTACATGAGTTGCGCTTAAAAAAGATCCTGCTGGACACTAGGATGTCCATATACATTTGCTCTTTTCAGTGAATCAGGAAGTCAGTATCTGGGATAATTTGAGGGCTTGAGGAGGTTAGAGTTCCATCTGGTGTAGTTAGAGGGTGTTAGGTGGTCAAAGATGTTGCATAGTTTTGGTGGTAGTAGCTACAATATTGCATTTGCTTTTGCATGAAATTTGACTGTGATGTGGCCTGTGTTTTTTTGGGTAACCAAAATTTGTATTTTCTACAAGAACTTCAAGcataagttcaagaacaactcaAGAACAATAAGAAGTTCAGAAAGAAAACTATTTTCAGGAAAATAGAAAAACCAATAAGAAAGatataaagatagaaagattCTAAGTCCACCGAATTCAtagtgtgtccttaaggaaattattccCTTGAAGTtcccgaggttatggaatatatcctcccaggataaaatgaattACATCAACAGTATAGCAGTACCTTAAATTCTGTCGAACtacaaactcactcaacgattttcAAATCACAATTGAATTTTTAACAAGAAAGAGTATATAACTTCAAAATTTCATATCAATACCTCAAGAAAATGGGTATTTATAGCCCAAAGGTGTTGCTTCATAAAAGAAGCAATGGTTCTTAAAGAGAACAAGGGCCCCACATGCAGACCTATGTGCGCCCACACGTGTCTGTCGAAAAACATAAAATGTAGGCCGACATGCATTTCGATGTGCGTCTACACATGGCCAGATGTGCCCGTATCTCTCCTTTTCGTCATTCAAATAGTGAACTGAAGGATCGTGTTCCTTCGAGGTTCGTTGTGACATGCGTCCGAACATGTCCATGTGTGTCCGCAAATGGAGAAATATCATATCAGATTTTTAGATTAAAAAGTCGCTTAACTCTtaagtttcaaatgaattttgtctaaaaaaataatctcttgatcatttgacaaattaGAGATTATTTGACAAATCCTAATCCGAGCTATGATGATGACGGAGCGAGGCTTGTCTTTTTCTTGCCTCGCTATCCACATGAAGGGAGTGCTTCTATATTGGTGGGATAAAACACTCTTTTATAAAGTGAAAGCACAATTCCTCTTTCCCTCCAGTTTCCATTCACATTTCACCAGAACTCAACAATCTATTGTAATTGTTGATTGTGCTTTAGCAAAGAGGGGAAAAAGTGAAGAAACTAATAAGCAGCATAACTTTCCTATGTTTCGAAGACGTCTTTGTCATtgttattaatataataaaaattgtgCTGTTGTTATGATCCATgacttaactatcaccttttttCATTAAGCTAAACTGAGACCTTTTTTTAGTTCACTGGAGATTAATCAGTTCACGGTGATTAATCTGTTTTTCCAATTGTCAGTGCAGGTTTTAGGATCTATATGGTATCTTATGGCTATCGAGAGGCACTTTTCATGCTGGAAGGATGAGTGCGCAAAGAAGCCGAAGGATTCTCCAGATTGTAATAAAGATTACCTTGATTGCTCATCACTTAGCAAACGTCGGCGTGAGCAGTGGGCTGAATCCACTGTGGTATTCAAGAAATGTGATGCTTCTGATGACGAAATAAGCTTTCAGTTTGGAATGTTTGGTGATGCAAGTTCTCAGCAAGTTACATCTGCTGGCATCGTTGATCGATACTTTTACTGCCTATGGTGGGGTTTAAAGAGCCTATGGTATTCTCTTGGTGATCTCGCTCTTAATTTGTTTTCGATAAGTTATGCAGAAGATAGTCCGCATATCAATTTAAAAACTCTCTATCTAATGGGCTTTGTCTGCACCTCCATAATTGCTTATCAAGTGGTCGAAAGATACTTAGCAAAAAACTGGGGGTAGATTTTAAGTCAGGGCTGGAGAAGTTGTTTGTGCTGTCTGTTGATTAGCAGAAAGAGATAAGTTTCTCAGGAACCTAGTCCTCATGAGTCAGCTGACAACTCTCTCTCCTCAGAAAGATTTATTTCACCTGTAAAGCAAACTGTTAATCTCCGAAAACTTGTTTTAAAAGTTGGACCAGGACCTAACATCAGAGTTGTGCATTCATTTAAACTGAGCTTACAGAAGAAGAATATTTGTCATACTGCGTACACAATCGTACAATTTGTGACCAttaaatagataatccatatccgTTCTGATACTGAGCTATTAAATATTAGatttttctctctcaattttaAGCATCTCAGTCAGGTTGAAGTACTGGACCACGGTATTTTCTCCTTATGAGAAGAAAGAAAGGAGTCCTCAATGCGGCATGAAACATTTCATCTTTTATATGATACGAACTTGTAAAAGTAGGaaagttaaatttattttttgagctTGGTGTTTCTTATGATGAATTTGTGTTCCCTATCAGTCGTGTATCTATCCATAGGACTTTACTGAAAGCTTGTAAAGCATTTCATGATTATATAGTGAATGAAAGATGGCGTGAGAGAAAATATGTGGGAGCATTGCGCTAACATTTTCGAGAACGAATAAAATGAAAGGTTGATGTTATTGTGACACTAAAGCTGTGCAATGGTTCTTCGgcaacaactttttctttgaCTATTCGgcaacaactttttctttgaCTATCTTCAATAACGTGACTTATGGGGCAATTTTGAAGGAAAATATGGAGAGAAGTCCATGACCTACTATTTTTGCTTAAATGGTGAGTCTCGGGCTAATTAGGTAGTGGCAAGGTTGGAAACTCACAGTCCTTTGTTTCGCCCTTCAATGATATTGATGACAAGAGCAAGATATTTATTAATAAAGTATTTCTTTCTGCATTTCATTCAGATTTATTCTTAACGGATCCTTCAATCTCTTCATTTGCAGTTCATATGGACAAAGTATTACTACAAGCGTAAACATTGTCGAGACACTCTTTTCCAGTCTTATTTGTCTTCTGGGTTTGGTCTTCTTTGCACTGTTGATAGGCAACATGCAGGTAATATCTTATATGAAAGACTAAATTGGAATGTTTTTTGGAATGTTTTTTAATAACTGTCGTGCCCGGGCACCTCGAACCAGCAAAGGTAGCTGATAACACTGTCCACCAAGGTTTTGGAcatatggaaagaaatcacctagtgtttttgtgTTCATTGGGTCTAAACCTGAAACCTCATGGTTATCTAcgcacttcattgaccactaggccactcCCTTGGGTTCTATTATGATATGTTTTTTCGTATACTACTTATTTTTCTACCACTGTTGCCTTAACCTCTGCCGTATGTTTGATGAACATACATATAAGCTACTGGATATTGACTAAAAGCAGGAAAACTTTGGAGTTGGACTTTAAAGTGGATAACTTGAAAAGTAGACAACATTCGAGTTTCTGACTTCTAGAAACATCAGTAAATGCACCCACCCTTGAAGCAATGTTGCTTTAGTAAAAGACACTTGCAATATACTAGACAAGGACAGAGGAGATGTCTAACGAAGAGATCTTGCATCACATATGTTTTTTAGTCCTTCAGATGGTTATTACTCTGACATTATGATGAAAAATTAGACTACACCACATGCTTAATAATTCTCTTGATTTTCAATTGAGGTTGTCTATTAAGTGGCGAACTTGGTAAAGTAAGCAAAATCACTATTAGGATAAGGAGACTTATATAGGTTAACATTGTGTGTAACGTAATTCTGTAGTAGATACTAGATTTCATTGGCTTAAATACTGTTAAAAATGATTATCAGCCCTTgttccaaaaaaaagaaaaaacatttcaGCCCTTTGACCAAGTCCCTTGGTTCTTGTGGACTGTCGATCAATTATTGAGAATTTGCTTGACTATATCCTAATTACTACCATCATCTTCGTATTTTACTATGATGGCCCTTCACGaggacacacacacacacacacacactcttttGGGGGTGTGGGGAGTGAGGCAGATTGATCTAATGAAATTTAAACCAGGGGTCTGTCACAAGACTCACGACTAGTTCATGGTTACACAAATccttttctttgagtttcaagttTGAATTATGAAACTTAACAGCCAGTTTAATTTGTACAAATGATAGTGCCCAACTTTCTCAAGTTATCCTAATCTCCGAGTATCTCAAAGAGACCACTATTTTTGTTTGAGATCTGCCCTTAGTTTTCCACTTTTGGTGCTCCCTCCCAACTCTTGTTTTCATGGACCATGTGGTACAGAAAGTGGTATGGACCATGTGGTACAGAAAGTGGTATACTGTCTAAAACAATTGTTCCTTTTGAAATACTAGGCGGCAGGATACTGAAATGGTAATTGGTAGACAATGACatagtttaaaatttaaatacatgtttttctttattatcttttgAAACAACTTAATAAAGCTGAAGTTTTCCTGTGGATGGCCAATGTATAGCATTGCACTAATTACTTATTTGAGCTGATGTTGAAAGTATggctagtgactttaaaatggtcGTTTTAGGAATTCATTGCTAATGACTTGGGTACTTACACATCAAATGAGGATCCAGGCTATATCCGCAGAAAGgcgttttttctttcttttgggggGTGGGGCTGGGGCAAAGGGGGTACTATTTCAGTGAAAacgaatattttatttaatttgtaagTGACACTGTTTCTACTATTGTATTTTGTGAAGAGCTATCTACAATCCATGACAGCAAGACTTGAAGAATGGAGAGTTAGAAGAAGGGACACTGAGGAGTGGATGAGGCACCGTCAGCTGCCTGAAGATCTGCAGGATCGTGTTCGTCGATTTGTTCAGTATAAATGGTTAGCTACAAGAGGTGTAGAAGAGGGAAAAATTTTGCTTTCGTTACCCTTGGATTTAAGGCGTCAGATTCAGAGGCACCTCTGCCTGGCACTTGTTCGTCGTGTAAGTCTTTTATCTTGTTATTGTATTGTACTTTATCGAAGGGGAACACATTGCGATCCATTCGGATTGGTGCACTTCGTTAAGGAGCTATATTGCTTTGTTGACTAAAATTACTTTGTAGTTTAACTTTCTGTGGAGAGAGGTTCTAGTTTCGAGGTAGGTCTCTTGTTAAGCATGAGTTGGCAGTTGCTCTTACCAAGCAGTACATGGGTATACTGCTTTGCTCCCTTCATTGCACCCATTTTTTGCACCAGGCAATAGAGTAGCACAAGGTTAATGAAATCTACATAGCTAGTTTTAAGAGTTCAATTGGTGAAAGGGATTGCCAAAAAACTTCCTATTTACTGATTTCAGTTGTATCATCCATCTTTTCTGAACCTCTAACATTTCCATATGGTTCTTCTATTTGGTAACATCATGCTCGCTGAATTTTGCAGGTCCCTTTCTTCTCCCAGATGGATGATCAGCTCTTGGATGCAATATGCGAATGCCTTGTTTTATCATTGAACACGAGAGACACGTATATTGTTCGGGAAGGAGATCCAGTAAATGAGATGCTTTTCATAATTAGAGGCCAACTTGAGAGTTCAACAACTAATGGAGGAAGGTCAGGGTTCTTCAACACCACTACACTAAATCCCGGTGATTTTTGTGGTGAAGAATTGCTAACGTGGGCCTTGGTGCCTAATCCAAATCTTAATCTTCCATCTTCAACTCGAACAGTGAAATGCCttacagaagttgaagcatttgCACTTAGAGCTGAAAAGCTCAAGTTTGTTGCAAACCAGTTCAGACGCCTCCATAGTAAGAAACTACAACATGCATTCCGGTACTACTCACACCAATGGAGGACATGGGGAGCTTGCTACATACAAGCTGCATGGAGACGCTATAGGAGGAAAACGCTAGCAGAGGAATTGTCAAGAGAAGAGGGCTTGTACTACGGGGGAGGGATGGACCAAGATGATGGTTATGGTCACCAATATCCAGAAGCTGGTTTTGACGGTGGAAATGCTCCCGGTCATGCAACAGAAAGCAGTTTTCAGCAACTTGGAGCTACAATATTGGCATCAAGATTTGCTGCTAATACCAGAAGAGCCAAGGTGACACGAGTGGACACTGATGAATCCAGCTTAAGTATGCCTAAACTTTTTAAGCCTGACGAGCCTGATTTTTCTGAAGATCGATCCTAGTCGTTGAAGAGTCTGTTCTTGATTTTGGGTTGACGTTAGAGTTAGCAGGAAGGTTGCTTGTTGACTTGTTGTCCTGTTACTTGTTCACATAACTACTTCACAAATGTAAATTGTCTGCTAGCTTTAACCCCCGGGTAAATCCTCTTACTAGTGACCAACTACACCCTAATATTATTTGATAATCCAAGATGTTTTTTGTAGATAGCAGTGAGACTATTGCTAGACTATTAGagataatatttttattcttagtgGTTTAAGCTAGTTTTTTAAGCTGAGGGCCTACCTGAAACAACCTATCTTTCTCTCCGAGGTATGGGCAAGGTCTACATATGCTCTATCCTCCCTAGTCCTGGCTTATGGGATTACACTAGCTTCTTGTTGGTTTAACCTAGTTTCTGGTAATGATTTGCTGTCATGTTGTATGTTGATTGCTTGGGGTTTTATGTCCAAGCTTCACATATTTTGGTCTCTGTACATAACCCACACTTTAATAATAAAGGTTTAactaattaccaaaaaaaaaactttctattACTTGTaaagtgttataaatataccatatatagtgaatgtctactttaccatatatagtgaatacctactttaccatatattgtgtatgtctatttatgaaaaagttacaaaccccaaggttagttttcctctataaataaaggggttttccttcattgttattcaTCTCTCAAGacaagaaataagaattactctctctattctctctactcttcttctttattctttattattttataacacattatcagcacgagactctgccaaacaaggtgagattataaatctgaagaatttcaaggttagtaattctttatgttatctttcttttactactactaatataattattattggatttgagaaaaaataattggtttggaaccatttatattttaaatttattcctcaagaacaatattataaaaaaggatgataatatgttgggttcaagtcccatcgattcatgcctaagacccttttatatggatcaaatattgagtttgaatctcaatacaccatattgatgatattgtgatggctaaggcaaaataatgggtgtttgatgaaatgtcatgaaattcgacccattgaacatgctccattccatgaagtgaatgtggtagcaatatatgataagtctgaaatatgacaactttatgataacttacttcattcttgaggtgtatgtggtagcggtgcataatatgtctgaaagaagacaagtgattgaatgcacgaatatacgcgtagaggaacaatatgataatgatcatcaaaagtgatgatattttcacacacttatatgattataagatatgctagagaaaaaaattctctacatcatatgtttGCCTTGATTTGCTtcgtagcaaaatcttgaaagaggttataagctatcataatttgataagcttaagacacgattatatttcattcctggggaatgagaaacttattaatgcaaacatgcacttgaatgtgattgtatcacaactcacctccgaaagaggttgaataattttgaaatctacttttgaagtagtaaatctgaaatttattcatgtaatagtaaatctgaattttactaaagaaaaagtacatgtcatggtaaacttggagtttactagaataaaagttcataaattgatatgaacgattgtgacatctcgaagatgtgcatgtattgaagaactagaagattcttcaagaattgtttatgtcgtttgttctcatgataagttggttggaccaactaatattggtattggatcccttcaaatctgaaaattataaaaggtggaATAAAGGCccgttcatctatcatgtgatatgttaaaatgatgcatcaataagatgatcatatgtacatttattgtcaacctgcagtttgacattcataaagttgtttgctcagtaAAATTGAGATAAGCatgactttcagattgtgtaatcaagataattcatcttgatgatgatgatttaacattgaatgcctttgataaacATCTAAAttattgttaatgagaacaaaacttcatgtattgatctgaaatatgatatattgcaataacaattgtatgcattagaccaataaattatgattatttcttccctctcaattggttcaaggtcgggaaccaattattccatctaataattttgatgtgcggtatacgattaatgaatataccataatgcacaaagatgaattcctcaaagaagtagaggatgtatgttagttttcctaacataagggggagattataagcgctatgaaatatgttaggaattatcaccaaatcctcatccaaaagataattcaactcaaaTGCCGAAAACATCTCATGTTAAGCGCaaatgctcttattttgtgttcctaaagaaCAAAATCTACGTatgcatgaagcgtggtagactaatcgattccaaatgaaataatccttgaaaaggataaggagcaaataatcatgataataaGGCAAtctgctcttgaagagcctacgacataacacttcatgaaaccttatgagaggtttaggtacatgaaaataatgaagtgatgacatctcaaaatgttatgtcgcattgtgaaccgatacaaaataagaaatcgtcgataatatctttaataaaatattggcgcaatattgtaaaagattatgaggatctgaattcaaCGTTAATTTAagtatgctgacgtagaaacatttatcaagtgacctgaaaggatgcattttggtaagcgtaaaacttatttgatttgcagtccacaTACTTGAAGATGTctcacttgacatgttggatattgttacttgacaaacatccatatgacaatccctaaaggattcaaaatgtctgaagcatataaagtttctgggaaactttttattatcctcataagatataatttgatgatttcagtatcattgaaattcttggagagttttcaaaagcaatagagtatttgcttaaatgaaaaacatgcaaaaattaaataaggatccattccgacctcaagaaaagaatgaggaactccttggttatgaagtaccatatcttagtgcaattgatgcactaatgtatcttgcaaatactacaaggcctgatacaacatttttttagttaatttgttagcaagtttacagtcccgatcttattggtcatgctgattttGGGTAATTATCTAacctacataaa encodes the following:
- the LOC107862415 gene encoding probable cyclic nucleotide-gated ion channel 16 → MNYYLNHLYRFSKSLIYDEQKFFWKRIHDPNGEFVARWNHIFLFFAFVGLFVDPLFLLLPIIRETCMSTDNVLGYTILIFRSMVDCVAFFQIYLKFRTAFVSKKTRVFGKGELVMNERKIAFRYMKSDFGIDLAAALPLPQIVIWFIMPLNGSSATHANHAITLIIMIQYVPRLCVIFPLNAKIIRNTGVVAKTAWSGAAYNLLLYLLASHVLGSIWYLMAIERHFSCWKDECAKKPKDSPDCNKDYLDCSSLSKRRREQWAESTVVFKKCDASDDEISFQFGMFGDASSQQVTSAGIVDRYFYCLWWGLKSLCSYGQSITTSVNIVETLFSSLICLLGLVFFALLIGNMQSYLQSMTARLEEWRVRRRDTEEWMRHRQLPEDLQDRVRRFVQYKWLATRGVEEGKILLSLPLDLRRQIQRHLCLALVRRVPFFSQMDDQLLDAICECLVLSLNTRDTYIVREGDPVNEMLFIIRGQLESSTTNGGRSGFFNTTTLNPGDFCGEELLTWALVPNPNLNLPSSTRTVKCLTEVEAFALRAEKLKFVANQFRRLHSKKLQHAFRYYSHQWRTWGACYIQAAWRRYRRKTLAEELSREEGLYYGGGMDQDDGYGHQYPEAGFDGGNAPGHATESSFQQLGATILASRFAANTRRAKVTRVDTDESSLSMPKLFKPDEPDFSEDRS